The following are encoded together in the Theileria orientalis strain Shintoku DNA, chromosome 1, complete genome genome:
- a CDS encoding U4/U6 small nuclear ribonucleoprotein: protein MADLSASSDTYSVDSEVMKQFELKSNMSNLHIGITTNDVVIKRIFRALLEPIILFGEGNYERRERLKKLLLSKYDEHFRGKEVELAVSSSAEANNFFEVLRMFNIDMSNLFSKKGRFADFTPFQYDNSETGDRELFYTEGDDSVKHFRTSLAHYAWSRNVKRKMLLHKFRASCDQYEHKDEVENYGNFLTENLSLAFAQLAATRPLTMAKFSPNARYLASSSYNGEISVFDCNDSKYKQVVRLASDSSEMVHCFDWNYNSSHVCYDRTHPTSIADNDLLLVSGGSGGSLTLWKPFSKIKDEEFEMRQHTSRCHESRVNRVVFHPCNNLVASSSADETVVLFDLEKLSELYVQEGHSHSVYGLAINGDGNLIASGDAHGVLLVFDLRTGRHIFQQVVHNADVTGVSFHPLLSHIFATSSSDNSVKIFDLRKFRPITSLLTHTKVVSDLQFEPVYGRFLATSSFDTHVKIWDTSVYKCRKVLTNDDTRVMGVHVSPDATAIVSAGYDRTWRLFKPNSEYKDDSSLYRLLN from the coding sequence ATGGCTGATCTTAGTGCCTCCTCGGACACCTACAGTGTCGATTCCGAGGTTATGAAGCAGTTCGAGCTTAAGTCGAACATGTCGAACCTGCACATCGGCATTACGACGAACGACGTCGTCATCAAGCGAATATTCCGCGCACTGCTGGAGCCCATCATCCTGTTCGGCGAGGGGAACTACGAGCGCCGAGAACggctgaagaagctgctgctgagcaaGTACGACGAGCACTTCAGAGGGAAGGAGGTCGAGCTCGCAGTTTCCTCCTCGGCGGAGGCCAACAACTTCTTCGAGGTGCTGCGCATGTTCAACATCGACATGTCGAACCTCTTCAGCAAGAAGGGGCGCTTCGCAGACTTCACGCCCTTCCAGTACGACAACTCGGAGACGGGCGACCGGGAGTTGTTCTACACCGAGGGCGACGACAGCGTCAAGCACTTCAGGACTTCGCTGGCGCACTACGCCTGGAGCCGGAACGTGAAGCGCAAAATGCTCCTCCACAAGTTCAGAGCCAGCTGCGACCAGTACGAGCACAAGGACGAGGTCGAGAACTACGGCAACTTTTTGACGGAGAACCTGTCGCTGGCGTTCGCGCAGCTGGCGGCCACGAGGCCGCTGACCATGGCCAAGTTCTCGCCGAACGCGCGCTACCTGGCCTCGAGCAGCTACAACGGCGAGATAAGCGTCTTCGACTGCAACGACTCGAAGTACAAGCAGGTGGTAAGGCTAGCGAGCGATTCCTCGGAGATGGTCCACTGCTTCGACTGGAACTACAACTCGAGCCACGTGTGCTACGACCGAACACACCCGACCAGCATCGCCGACAACGACCTCCTCCTGGTCTCTGGGGGCTCCGGGGGCTCCCTCACTCTATGGAAGCCCTTCTCCAAGATCAAGGACGAGGAGTTTGAGATGCGCCAGCACACGAGCAGGTGCCACGAGTCGCGGGTGAACCGCGTGGTCTTCCACCCGTGCAACAACCTCGTGGCCTCGAGCTCCGCCGACGAGACCGTCGTCCTCTTCGACCTGGAGAAGCTGTCGGAGCTGTACGTTCAGGAGGGCCACTCGCACTCCGTCTACGGGCTCGCCATCAACGGCGACGGGAACCTGATCGCCTCCGGGGACGCCCACGGCGTCCTCCTCGTGTTCGACCTGAGGACTGGCCGGCACATTTTCCAGCAGGTCGTTCACAACGCCGACGTCACTGGCGTCAGCTTCCACCCGCTCCTATCGCACATTTTCGCCACGAGCTCCTCCGACAACTCCGTGAAGATCTTCGACCTCCGCAAGTTCCGTCCTATCACTTCCCTGCTCACTCACACTAAGGTCGTGAGCGACCTGCAGTTCGAGCCTGTGTACGGGCGCTTCCTCGCGACGAGTTCCTTCGACACTCACGTGAAGATTTGGGACACTTCGGTCTACAAGTGCCGCAAGGTTCTCACCAACGACGACACTCGCGTCATGGGCGTCCACGTCTCTCCCGACGCCACCGCCATAGTCTCCGCCGGCTACGACCGCACCTGGCGCCTTTTTAAGCCGAATTCAGAATACAAGGACGATTCAAGCCTATACAGACttttaaactaa